The Acomys russatus chromosome 1, mAcoRus1.1, whole genome shotgun sequence genome has a window encoding:
- the LOC127190396 gene encoding dehydrogenase/reductase SDR family member 7 isoform X1, protein MSWELLLWLLALCATILPLVLLFLRADADLTLLWAEWQGRRPGEHPRWPGLHVAVESPDLADEQALTGMVVWVTGASSGIGEELALQLSKLGVSLVLSARREQELERVKRRCLENGNLKEKDILVLPLDLTDTNSHEAATQAVLQEFGKIDILVNNGGRTQRSLVLETNLDVFKELMNLNYLGTVSLTKCVLPHMVERNRGKIVTVNSVAGIASVPLSSGYSASKHALRGFFIALRSELIKYPGVTFCNIYPGPVQSDIVKNALTEEINKPMRNIDQSYKMATSRCVHLMLISMANDLKEVWISDQPVLLGAYMWQYMPTWALWVTSKMAKKRIQNFKNGLDPDLPYRFWKTKKE, encoded by the exons TGTTGTGGGCCGAGTGGCAAGGGCGACGCCCAGGTGAGCACCCGCGGTGGCCCGGCCTCCACGTGGCGGTGGAGAGTCCTGATCTCGCTGATG AACAGGCACTGACTGGCATGGTGGTGTGGGTGACTGGAGCTTCAAGTGGCATTGGCGAGGAGCTGGCTTTGCAGCTCTCTAAACTCGGAGTCTCTCTGGTGCTGTCAGCCCGAagggagcaggagctggagcGGGTGAAGAGAAGATGCCTGG AGAAtggcaatttaaaagaaaaagatatactAGTTTTGCCCCTTGACCTGACTGACACAAATTCCCATGAGGCAGCTACCCAGGCCGTTCTGCAGGAGTTTGGTAAA atcgACATTTTGGTCAACAATGGTGGAAGAACCCAGCGTTCCTTAGTTCTAGAAACCAACCTGGATGTCTTCAAGGAGCTGATGAATCTGAACTACTTAGGGACCGTGTCCTTGACCAAGTGCGTTCTGCCTCACATGGTGGAGAGGAACCGAGGCAAGATTGTTACTGTCAACAGTGTCGCGGGCATCGCCTCCGTGCCCCTTTCCAGTGGGTATTCTGCCAGCAAACATGCTCTACGG GGTTTTTTCATTGCCCTCCGAAGTGAGCTTATCAAATATCCAGGTGTTACATTTTGCAACATTTACCCAGGGCCTGTGCAGTCCGATATTGTGAAGAACGCCctaactgaagaaataaataag CCCATGAGAAATATAGACCAGAGCTACAAGATGGCAACTAGCCGCTGCGTCCATCTGATGCTGATCTCCATGGCCAATGATTTGAAGGAAGTTTGGATCTCTGACCAGCCTGTGTTGTTGGGGGCGTACATGTGGCAGTATATGCCAACCTGGGCCCTTTGGGTAACCTCCAAGATGGCGAAGAAGAGAATCCAAAACTTTAAGAACGGATTG GATCCAGACTTGCCTTATAGATTCTGGAAGACAAAGAAGGAGTGA
- the LOC127190396 gene encoding dehydrogenase/reductase SDR family member 7 isoform X2 has product MSWELLLWLLALCATILPLVLLFLRADADLTLLWAEWQGRRPEQALTGMVVWVTGASSGIGEELALQLSKLGVSLVLSARREQELERVKRRCLENGNLKEKDILVLPLDLTDTNSHEAATQAVLQEFGKIDILVNNGGRTQRSLVLETNLDVFKELMNLNYLGTVSLTKCVLPHMVERNRGKIVTVNSVAGIASVPLSSGYSASKHALRGFFIALRSELIKYPGVTFCNIYPGPVQSDIVKNALTEEINKPMRNIDQSYKMATSRCVHLMLISMANDLKEVWISDQPVLLGAYMWQYMPTWALWVTSKMAKKRIQNFKNGLDPDLPYRFWKTKKE; this is encoded by the exons TGTTGTGGGCCGAGTGGCAAGGGCGACGCCCAG AACAGGCACTGACTGGCATGGTGGTGTGGGTGACTGGAGCTTCAAGTGGCATTGGCGAGGAGCTGGCTTTGCAGCTCTCTAAACTCGGAGTCTCTCTGGTGCTGTCAGCCCGAagggagcaggagctggagcGGGTGAAGAGAAGATGCCTGG AGAAtggcaatttaaaagaaaaagatatactAGTTTTGCCCCTTGACCTGACTGACACAAATTCCCATGAGGCAGCTACCCAGGCCGTTCTGCAGGAGTTTGGTAAA atcgACATTTTGGTCAACAATGGTGGAAGAACCCAGCGTTCCTTAGTTCTAGAAACCAACCTGGATGTCTTCAAGGAGCTGATGAATCTGAACTACTTAGGGACCGTGTCCTTGACCAAGTGCGTTCTGCCTCACATGGTGGAGAGGAACCGAGGCAAGATTGTTACTGTCAACAGTGTCGCGGGCATCGCCTCCGTGCCCCTTTCCAGTGGGTATTCTGCCAGCAAACATGCTCTACGG GGTTTTTTCATTGCCCTCCGAAGTGAGCTTATCAAATATCCAGGTGTTACATTTTGCAACATTTACCCAGGGCCTGTGCAGTCCGATATTGTGAAGAACGCCctaactgaagaaataaataag CCCATGAGAAATATAGACCAGAGCTACAAGATGGCAACTAGCCGCTGCGTCCATCTGATGCTGATCTCCATGGCCAATGATTTGAAGGAAGTTTGGATCTCTGACCAGCCTGTGTTGTTGGGGGCGTACATGTGGCAGTATATGCCAACCTGGGCCCTTTGGGTAACCTCCAAGATGGCGAAGAAGAGAATCCAAAACTTTAAGAACGGATTG GATCCAGACTTGCCTTATAGATTCTGGAAGACAAAGAAGGAGTGA